CAGCTACGGGCACTACAAGGAGGTGCGCGAGGAGCTGGTGCGGCATCCGGAGATGCGCGCCCAGGTGCGCGACATCCTCGCCCGGATGGGCAAGCCGCTGGTGATGCCCGAGGAGATGATCCACTACAGCGAGTGGATCCACGTGATGCGCCACGAGATCAGGAAGCGCACCGTGTTCGACCTCTCGAACATCACCTGCGTGGTCCATCCCGCCTGCCACTACTACAAGCTGGTGGCCGAGGACGCCATCTACGACGAGGAGATCTACGGCGGCCAGCGCACCGCGATCATGACCTCGCTGCTGGAGGCGCTGGGAGCGAAGGTCGCCGACTACTCGACCTGGTTCGACTGCTGCGGCTTCGGCTTCCGCCACGTGCTGGTGCAGCGCGACTTCACCCGCTCCTTCGCGACCCTGCGGAAGATCG
This window of the Candidatus Dormiibacterota bacterium genome carries:
- a CDS encoding heterodisulfide reductase-related iron-sulfur binding cluster, with amino-acid sequence MVHARSFTRNPDLAPIEDIREEILKLEAEGEWIVQRVPDDHTEVTTKYGRVKKIPNRHTWHHKSCGQCGHIPGYSTAIFWLNRELGTEYNDPRDQTSCTAWNYYASATSNAPAQAAVAMRNFAAAYATGFYPVIHCGTSYGHYKEVREELVRHPEMRAQVRDILARMGKPLVMPEEMIHYSEWIHVMRHEIRKRTVFDLSNITCVVHPACHYYKLVAEDAIYDEEIYGGQRTAIMTSLLEALGAKVADYSTWFDCCGFGFRHVLVQRDFTRSFATLRKI